In Nocardia sp. NBC_00403, one DNA window encodes the following:
- a CDS encoding glutamate-5-semialdehyde dehydrogenase has protein sequence MTSGTTTEQDTREVVHEAARKARVASRALARLTTAQKDAALHAAADALLATTDRVLDANLEDLLVAKSSGVEESLLDRLRLTKARIDGIASGLRQVAGLPDPIGTVVRGSTLPNGLEIRQVRVPLGVVGMVYEARPNVTVDAFGLALKSGNAVLLRGSSSAAHSNSALVAVLREALATQGIPEDAVQLLPSADRSSVTHLIQARGLVDVVIPRGGAGLINAVVRDATVPTIETGTGNCHVYVHAAADLEMAENILINGKTRRPSVCNAIETVLIDDAIATTAVPRLIEALERHGVTVHGDLPGLVPANEKDWGEEYLTLDIALKVVDDLDAAVEHINTWGTGHTEAIVTGEVAAAREFTSRVDAAAVMVNASTAFTDGEQFGFGAEIGISTQKLHARGPMALPELTSTKWIVWGDGQIRPV, from the coding sequence ATGACGTCAGGTACGACGACCGAGCAGGATACTCGCGAAGTGGTGCACGAGGCCGCGCGCAAGGCTCGCGTCGCCTCCCGTGCGCTGGCTCGTCTGACCACTGCGCAGAAGGATGCCGCGCTGCATGCCGCGGCCGATGCGCTGCTCGCCACCACAGACCGGGTGCTCGACGCCAATCTCGAAGATCTGCTGGTCGCGAAGTCGTCGGGCGTGGAGGAGTCGCTGCTGGACCGGCTGCGGCTGACCAAGGCCAGGATCGACGGCATTGCCTCCGGGCTGCGGCAGGTCGCCGGGCTGCCGGATCCGATCGGGACAGTGGTGCGTGGTTCGACGCTGCCCAACGGGCTGGAGATCCGCCAGGTGCGGGTGCCGCTCGGCGTGGTCGGCATGGTGTACGAGGCGCGGCCGAATGTCACCGTCGACGCGTTCGGGCTGGCGCTGAAGTCCGGCAATGCCGTGCTGCTGCGCGGCTCGTCCTCGGCGGCGCATTCGAACAGCGCCCTTGTCGCCGTGCTGCGGGAAGCGCTTGCCACGCAAGGCATTCCGGAAGACGCCGTGCAGCTGCTGCCCAGCGCCGACCGCTCCAGCGTGACGCACCTTATCCAGGCGCGAGGCCTGGTCGACGTGGTGATCCCGCGCGGCGGCGCCGGTCTGATCAATGCCGTGGTCCGCGACGCGACGGTGCCGACCATCGAGACCGGCACCGGCAACTGCCACGTCTACGTGCACGCCGCCGCCGACCTGGAGATGGCCGAGAACATCCTGATCAACGGCAAGACCCGCCGCCCGAGCGTGTGCAACGCCATCGAGACGGTGCTCATCGATGACGCGATCGCCACCACCGCGGTGCCACGCCTGATCGAGGCGCTGGAACGGCACGGCGTCACCGTCCACGGTGACCTGCCCGGTCTGGTGCCCGCCAACGAGAAGGACTGGGGCGAGGAGTACCTGACCCTCGACATCGCGCTGAAGGTGGTCGACGACCTGGACGCGGCCGTCGAGCACATCAACACCTGGGGCACCGGCCACACCGAAGCCATCGTCACCGGCGAGGTCGCCGCGGCCCGCGAGTTCACCAGCCGAGTCGACGCCGCCGCGGTCATGGTGAACGCGTCCACCGCGTTCACCGACGGCGAGCAGTTCGGCTTCGGCGCGGAGATCGGCATCTCCACCCAGAAGCTGCATGCCCGCGGCCCGATGGCGTTGCCGGAACTGACCTCCACCAAGTGGATCGTGTGGGGCGACGGCCAGATCCGGCCGGTTTAG